Proteins co-encoded in one Bacteroidota bacterium genomic window:
- a CDS encoding polysaccharide deacetylase family protein, which produces MITNVFTVDFEDWYQGIELPYNQWNKYERRIEKGLFPLLDALEQRNVKGTFFTLGWVAREYPELIKRLAAGGHELASHGYTHEKVYNLTPQQFRKEIRDTKHIIEDLTSQEVTAFRAPFFSITNKSLWALPILAEEGYTIDCSISPIKTWRYGITSCPDEIFRIKEANIIEFPVSTFSYLRKRWAIGGAYFRLFPYSFTGNGLKKRIKKGKYTMFYIHPWEYDPNHPKVKLERKAQFTHYTRLAKTLPATEKMLHNFKFGTLKEVIKNYEKKHVINSIGINVLQG; this is translated from the coding sequence TGAAGATTGGTATCAGGGTATAGAATTGCCCTATAATCAGTGGAATAAGTATGAACGCCGAATTGAAAAAGGCTTGTTTCCTCTTTTAGATGCATTAGAGCAACGCAATGTTAAAGGCACTTTCTTCACCTTAGGCTGGGTAGCAAGGGAATATCCCGAACTTATTAAAAGACTGGCAGCAGGAGGCCATGAACTTGCTTCACACGGATATACTCACGAAAAAGTATATAACTTAACTCCGCAGCAGTTCCGCAAAGAAATACGCGACACCAAACACATTATTGAAGACCTCACATCGCAAGAAGTTACGGCTTTCAGAGCTCCTTTTTTTTCAATTACAAACAAGAGTTTATGGGCGCTACCTATATTGGCCGAAGAAGGTTACACAATTGATTGCTCCATATCACCAATTAAAACCTGGCGATATGGTATAACAAGCTGCCCGGATGAAATTTTTAGGATAAAGGAGGCAAATATTATTGAGTTTCCTGTCTCAACATTTTCGTACTTAAGAAAACGCTGGGCGATAGGGGGAGCATACTTTCGATTATTTCCTTATTCGTTTACCGGAAATGGACTTAAAAAGCGCATCAAAAAAGGAAAGTACACCATGTTTTACATACACCCCTGGGAGTACGATCCGAATCACCCAAAAGTTAAACTTGAGCGAAAAGCACAATTTACACACTATACACGCCTCGCTAAAACCTTACCGGCAACCGAAAAAATGTTGCATAATTTTAAGTTTGGTACACTAAAAGAAGTAATTAAAAATTACGAAAAAAAGCATGTCATCAACAGCATTGGAATTAACGTTTTGCAGGGTTGA